Proteins from a genomic interval of Pseudophryne corroboree isolate aPseCor3 chromosome 4, aPseCor3.hap2, whole genome shotgun sequence:
- the SMIM8 gene encoding small integral membrane protein 8 yields the protein MSSSSSEPSGSKSDAPKEKDFRTPGFRGVKTTSLFRAVNPELFIKPNKPIMAFGLLSITICVGYIAYLHATEENKKDLYEAIDSEGNRYTRRKTSKWD from the exons atgtcatcatcatcctctgagccTTCGGGTAGTAAGAGTGATGCCCCTAAAGAGAAGGATTTCCGGACACCTGGATTCAGAGGGGTGAAGACAACCAGTTTGTTCCGAGCTGTCAATCCTGAGCTCTTTATTAAACCT AATAAGCCAATTATGGCATTTGGACTTTTGTCAATCACCATCTGTGTTGGCTATATTGCTTATTTACACGCAACCGAGGAAAATAAAAAAGACTTATATGAAGCAATTGACAGTgaaggaaacagatacacaagaaggAAAACTTCTAAATGGGACTGA